In the genome of Patescibacteria group bacterium, one region contains:
- a CDS encoding metal ABC transporter ATP-binding protein, with protein MPKPIIKIKNLSFAFKKEINILENINLNVFQNDFLGIIGPNGGGKTTLLKIILGLLNPDKGTITVFDKNPKVARNMIGYVPQFLKTDLDCPISVLEIVLTGILSEKRIFQKYNDKDLKLAKQALDFVSLWNLKDRQIGELSGGQRQRVYIARALIRKPKLFIFDEPTASIDEKSEQDFWNLLQEINKKTTIIIVSHEIGVIFQNVNRIACLNKQLHCHDADEITTEMLDKTYKCDIELLGHGLPHRVLKKH; from the coding sequence ATGCCTAAACCAATCATTAAAATTAAAAATCTATCTTTTGCTTTTAAAAAAGAAATTAATATTTTAGAAAATATTAATTTAAATGTTTTTCAGAATGATTTTTTAGGAATTATCGGTCCTAATGGAGGCGGAAAAACAACTCTTTTAAAGATAATTTTAGGGCTTTTAAATCCTGACAAAGGAACTATTACAGTTTTTGATAAAAATCCGAAAGTCGCTAGAAATATGATCGGCTATGTTCCGCAATTTTTGAAAACAGATTTAGATTGCCCAATAAGCGTTTTGGAAATTGTTTTAACAGGAATATTAAGTGAAAAAAGAATATTTCAAAAATATAATGATAAAGATTTAAAATTAGCGAAACAAGCATTGGATTTTGTGAGTTTGTGGAATTTAAAAGACAGGCAGATCGGCGAATTGTCAGGCGGGCAACGACAAAGAGTTTATATTGCCCGCGCTTTAATCAGGAAACCAAAGCTGTTTATTTTTGACGAGCCAACAGCAAGCATAGATGAAAAATCAGAACAAGATTTTTGGAATTTATTGCAAGAGATTAACAAAAAAACAACAATTATTATAGTCTCGCATGAGATAGGAGTTATATTTCAAAATGTTAACAGGATAGCTTGTTTAAATAAACAGCTTCATTGCCATGACGCTGACGAGATAACAACGGAAATGTTAGACAAAACCTATAAATGCGATATTGAACTTTTAGGCCATGGTTTGCCGCATAGAGTTTTAAAAAAACATTAA